A window of Campylobacter concisus contains these coding sequences:
- a CDS encoding efflux RND transporter periplasmic adaptor subunit, producing MKKLIILMIFGIFSFASEEIFADFEVYAKQNSKLAFESSGKVDKIFVDVSSHVRKGDALAILDQSSLEIALKKAKNDLELAKNASEFAKNTLSKFTQVRDVTSKQEFDEVKYKFDEAILRVQSAQIAILNAQDRLKKAVLKAPFDGVIASKNIELGEGVSPLSPAFVLNSNEAKILIAIDEKYVDLVKIGDTFKFKLDATSNEKEVKIALIYPEIKRETRKFYAQAYDSGLKPGMFGQGKVIIGKNK from the coding sequence TTGAAAAAGCTGATAATTTTAATGATATTTGGCATTTTTTCATTTGCTAGTGAGGAAATTTTTGCTGATTTTGAAGTCTATGCCAAACAAAACTCAAAGCTTGCTTTTGAGAGTAGTGGCAAGGTGGATAAAATTTTTGTAGATGTTTCAAGCCACGTTAGAAAGGGCGACGCTTTAGCCATTCTTGATCAAAGCAGCTTAGAAATCGCTCTTAAAAAGGCAAAAAATGATCTTGAGCTGGCAAAAAATGCTAGTGAATTTGCAAAAAATACTTTAAGTAAATTTACTCAAGTAAGAGATGTCACTTCAAAGCAAGAATTTGACGAGGTAAAGTATAAATTTGACGAAGCGATACTTCGGGTTCAAAGTGCACAAATCGCTATTTTAAATGCGCAAGATCGCCTTAAAAAAGCTGTTTTAAAAGCTCCATTTGATGGCGTCATCGCAAGCAAAAACATTGAGCTTGGAGAGGGCGTTTCGCCACTTAGTCCAGCTTTTGTTTTAAATTCAAATGAGGCAAAAATTTTAATAGCGATCGATGAAAAATATGTAGATTTGGTAAAGATTGGCGATACATTTAAATTTAAACTTGACGCAACAAGCAATGAAAAAGAGGTTAAAATCGCTCTCATCTATCCAGAGATTAAGCGAGAGACTAGAAAATTTTACGCCCAGGCTTATGACAGCGGCCTAAAACCTGGCATGTTTGGTCAAGGAAAAGTGATAATCGGCAAAAATAAATGA
- a CDS encoding motility protein A, with the protein MDLGTVVGWVLTLVLLFGSMAIGVGIGPYIDVPSIMIVFGGTIGVMMVGFKMETLKGIGKFYGVAVKPPVVVNLPETIKKIVDYSTKARRDGILALESEVNNETNQFLKKGLSMAVDGNEPDAIRALLEIDIDQTSARHTNNIKIFEQIGGFAGAMGMIGTLIGLVAMLLNMSDPSAIGPSMAVALLTTLYGAMIGNIIGAPVANILSIRDSDEALEKQVILEGIMAIQAGDNPRTLEAKLLAFLPPKDRKSQFE; encoded by the coding sequence ATGGATTTAGGAACCGTCGTCGGCTGGGTTTTGACCCTAGTGCTTTTGTTTGGATCAATGGCAATTGGCGTTGGTATAGGACCATATATCGACGTACCTTCGATAATGATCGTTTTTGGTGGTACTATCGGCGTTATGATGGTTGGCTTCAAGATGGAGACGCTTAAAGGTATTGGTAAATTTTATGGTGTTGCCGTTAAGCCACCTGTTGTTGTAAATTTGCCTGAGACTATAAAAAAGATAGTTGATTACTCTACAAAAGCTAGACGCGATGGAATACTAGCACTTGAGAGCGAAGTAAATAACGAAACAAATCAGTTTTTAAAAAAAGGTCTTTCAATGGCTGTCGATGGTAACGAGCCAGATGCTATAAGAGCACTTTTAGAGATTGATATAGACCAAACTAGTGCTAGACATACAAATAACATTAAAATTTTTGAACAAATTGGCGGTTTTGCTGGTGCGATGGGTATGATCGGTACTCTAATAGGTCTTGTTGCGATGCTTCTTAACATGTCAGATCCTAGTGCGATCGGTCCGTCAATGGCGGTTGCTTTGCTTACGACACTTTATGGTGCGATGATAGGTAACATCATCGGTGCACCTGTGGCAAATATCCTCTCAATACGTGACTCTGACGAGGCACTTGAAAAACAAGTCATTTTAGAGGGTATCATGGCGATACAAGCAGGGGATAATCCAAGAACTCTTGAAGCTAAGCTCTTGGCGTTTTTACCACCAAAAGATAGAAAAAGTCAGTTTGAATAA
- a CDS encoding OmpA/MotB family protein, producing MGKLIDPKECPKCMPEWLATFGDLMSLLLCFFVLLLSMATMDAKKMEAAVGSLAGALSVLEGGARPENQIEKETDPESTRAKKSSRQKGSQSELSATVKKINELLTASGAPEITMEESEDGFIVRLPAAMLFDKDSAEISGEDAKLFLKRIGMIVAKMPNEVKVDIIGHTDNIEPNKDSAYKNNWQLSTARALSVVEQLSSDGVPQNRLIASGKASFDPIATNNTEEGRAKNNRVEIHFVSLEPKNKEATKKSILDMRN from the coding sequence ATGGGTAAATTAATAGATCCTAAAGAGTGCCCAAAGTGTATGCCTGAGTGGCTTGCTACTTTTGGTGACCTCATGTCGCTTTTACTTTGTTTTTTCGTTTTGCTTCTTTCGATGGCAACAATGGATGCTAAAAAGATGGAGGCTGCTGTTGGCTCGCTAGCTGGCGCTCTAAGCGTACTTGAAGGCGGTGCTAGGCCTGAAAATCAGATAGAAAAAGAGACAGACCCAGAAAGCACTCGTGCAAAAAAATCAAGCAGGCAAAAAGGCTCACAAAGCGAGCTAAGTGCGACAGTTAAAAAAATAAATGAGTTACTAACTGCTAGTGGCGCACCTGAGATTACGATGGAAGAGAGCGAAGATGGCTTTATCGTAAGGCTTCCAGCAGCCATGCTTTTTGATAAGGATAGTGCTGAAATTTCTGGTGAAGATGCAAAGTTATTTTTAAAACGTATAGGTATGATTGTGGCAAAAATGCCAAATGAAGTAAAGGTCGACATCATCGGACATACTGATAACATAGAGCCAAATAAAGACTCAGCTTATAAAAACAACTGGCAACTTTCAACTGCAAGAGCTTTAAGCGTAGTAGAGCAGCTTAGTAGTGACGGCGTACCACAAAATAGGCTGATAGCTTCAGGAAAGGCTTCATTTGATCCTATTGCTACTAATAACACAGAAGAGGGTAGGGCAAAAAACAATAGAGTAGAAATTCACTTCGTCTCTCTTGAGCCAAAAAACAAAGAGGCTACTAAGAAAAGTATCCTTGATATGAGGAATTAG
- the fliP gene encoding flagellar type III secretion system pore protein FliP (The bacterial flagellar biogenesis protein FliP forms a type III secretion system (T3SS)-type pore required for flagellar assembly.), whose translation MLSLAVLFCVVFGADPALPTINLSLNSPANAEQLVNSLNVLLILTALALAPSLIFMMTSFLRLVIVFSFLRQAMGTQQVPPSTVLISLAMVLTFFIMEPVGQKSYNDGIKPYIAEQIGYEEMLDKSLKPFKEFMVKNTREKDLALFFRIRNLQNPANIEEIPLSIAMSAFMISELKTSFEIAFLLYLPFLVIDMVVSSVLMAMGMMMLPPVMISLPFKLLIFVLVDGWNLLIGNLVKSFH comes from the coding sequence CTGCTTAGCTTAGCGGTTTTATTTTGTGTGGTTTTTGGGGCTGATCCGGCCTTGCCAACTATAAATTTAAGTCTAAATTCTCCTGCAAATGCTGAGCAGCTTGTAAATTCTCTAAACGTTTTACTAATCCTCACCGCACTTGCACTTGCTCCTTCGCTCATTTTTATGATGACAAGTTTTTTAAGGCTTGTTATCGTATTTTCATTTTTGCGCCAAGCCATGGGCACGCAACAAGTTCCACCTTCAACAGTACTCATCTCGCTTGCGATGGTGCTTACATTTTTCATCATGGAGCCAGTTGGGCAAAAGAGCTATAATGATGGCATAAAGCCTTATATAGCTGAGCAAATAGGCTATGAAGAGATGCTTGATAAAAGCTTAAAGCCATTTAAAGAATTTATGGTAAAAAACACAAGAGAAAAAGACCTTGCACTTTTCTTTAGGATTAGAAATTTACAAAATCCAGCAAATATCGAAGAGATACCGCTAAGTATTGCAATGTCAGCTTTCATGATAAGTGAGCTAAAGACATCTTTTGAGATAGCGTTTTTGCTCTATTTGCCATTTCTTGTCATCGACATGGTCGTAAGCTCAGTGCTAATGGCCATGGGTATGATGATGCTTCCTCCTGTAATGATCTCACTACCATTTAAACTGCTCATATTCGTGCTTGTTGATGGTTGGAATTTACTAATAGGAAATCTTGTAAAAAGCTTTCACTAA
- a CDS encoding TolC family protein, which produces MKKILFIFLPIFLLGSNLSVIANKATQNEISKIKELELKRANLNDEATLSSYMPSLSLEGSYGKNASTFPSVVAKESAGVLARIDFLLYDGGAREARLKMSQLLKNKAMIASDEAKNYLAFKAVNLYFNAAALENIITAKQAQANFLKGVLDKLEKANKAGLAAKDELENVRAKYYLANSTQLEYKNKMEQILNEINLLTGEKILPVAGAKMADISSNLVSKNAELDRLSQDIFLSEAKLSEAKAGFLPQILLYDTYGFYKNNYDIDLGRLSSYRSYVDKYLKEDTHGNKFGITFKWKIFDFFATSKMSQAQKIALDEARLNLEYKKRENETRLKNLQSEIVVLTSKIASLNEYVRASDLALKASYEKYNSGLLGYSDLLEALSQKFDAISLFESAKDELEIKKAEFFFEKGEPILERIRD; this is translated from the coding sequence ATGAAAAAAATTTTATTCATTTTTTTGCCGATATTTTTGCTTGGTTCAAATTTAAGCGTGATCGCAAACAAGGCAACGCAAAATGAAATTTCAAAGATCAAAGAGCTTGAGTTAAAAAGAGCAAATTTAAACGATGAAGCCACATTGAGCTCATATATGCCAAGCCTTAGCCTAGAGGGCTCATATGGCAAAAATGCAAGCACTTTTCCAAGTGTAGTCGCTAAAGAGTCAGCCGGTGTGCTAGCTAGGATAGATTTTTTGCTATATGACGGCGGGGCTAGAGAGGCTAGGCTAAAGATGAGCCAGCTTTTAAAAAACAAAGCCATGATCGCTAGTGATGAAGCTAAAAACTACCTTGCATTTAAGGCTGTAAATTTATACTTTAACGCAGCTGCACTTGAAAATATAATCACAGCCAAACAGGCTCAAGCAAATTTTTTAAAAGGCGTTCTAGACAAGCTTGAAAAGGCAAACAAAGCAGGCCTTGCCGCAAAAGATGAGCTTGAGAATGTAAGGGCTAAATATTACTTAGCTAATAGCACGCAGCTTGAATACAAAAACAAAATGGAGCAAATTTTAAATGAGATAAATTTGCTAACTGGTGAGAAAATTTTACCAGTAGCCGGAGCAAAGATGGCTGATATTAGCTCAAATTTAGTTTCAAAGAATGCTGAGCTTGATAGACTAAGCCAAGATATATTTTTAAGTGAAGCTAAGCTTAGCGAGGCAAAGGCTGGCTTTTTGCCTCAAATTTTGCTTTATGACACATATGGATTTTATAAAAATAATTACGATATCGATCTAGGCAGGCTTAGTTCTTACCGCTCATACGTGGATAAATACCTAAAAGAAGATACTCATGGTAATAAATTTGGTATCACTTTTAAATGGAAAATTTTTGATTTTTTTGCTACTAGCAAGATGAGTCAGGCTCAAAAGATCGCGCTTGATGAGGCAAGGCTAAATTTGGAGTATAAAAAGCGTGAAAACGAGACAAGGCTTAAAAATTTGCAAAGTGAAATCGTGGTGCTTACTTCAAAAATTGCTTCACTAAACGAATATGTAAGAGCAAGCGATTTGGCATTAAAAGCTAGCTATGAGAAGTATAACTCTGGGCTTTTAGGATATAGCGACCTGCTTGAGGCACTCTCTCAAAAATTTGATGCCATTAGTCTTTTTGAGAGTGCAAAAGATGAGCTTGAGATCAAAAAAGCGGAGTTCTTTTTTGAAAAAGGTGAGCCGATTTTAGAGAGGATTAGGGATTGA
- the glmU gene encoding bifunctional UDP-N-acetylglucosamine diphosphorylase/glucosamine-1-phosphate N-acetyltransferase GlmU: MNNTSIIILAAGLGTRMKSTRPKVLFELCGEPMIIHILKQAYAITNDVSVVLHYEKELISQKIKEIFPQTKIFEQDLENFPGTAGAIKGVSLSGEKVLVTCGDMPLVRSTDLMRLANAEADVVMSSFEAANPFGYGRVIIKNGKVEAIVEQKDASEAQLAIKSVNAGCYCFKREALEQILPLISNQNAQKEYYLTDAIKIANEKGLKCVAVSVSEQNFMGINDKFQLSIAEKIMQDEIKQNLMKAGVLMRMPESIFIDSRAKFEGECVLEENVSILGECVITESVIKSSSVIESSVIKNSDIGPLAHIRPNSEISDTHIGNFVEVKKGILNGVKAGHLSYLGDCEIESGTNIGCGTITCNYDGKAKYKTKIGKNVFVGSDTQLVAPVNIADNVIIAAGSTITKDVESGALAISRVRQENKSGFFEKFFGKDDVKK, translated from the coding sequence ATGAACAATACTTCAATCATAATCTTAGCTGCTGGTCTTGGCACCAGAATGAAATCAACCCGCCCAAAAGTATTATTTGAACTTTGTGGTGAGCCGATGATAATTCACATCTTAAAACAAGCCTATGCGATCACAAATGACGTTAGTGTCGTGCTTCACTACGAAAAAGAGTTAATTAGTCAAAAAATAAAAGAAATTTTCCCTCAAACTAAAATTTTTGAGCAAGATTTAGAAAATTTCCCAGGAACTGCTGGAGCTATAAAAGGCGTTAGCCTAAGTGGCGAAAAGGTGCTTGTTACTTGCGGCGATATGCCACTTGTTAGATCAACTGACCTCATGCGCCTAGCAAATGCCGAAGCAGATGTAGTTATGAGCTCATTTGAAGCAGCAAATCCTTTCGGCTACGGTAGAGTTATCATAAAAAACGGCAAAGTTGAAGCCATCGTCGAGCAAAAAGATGCGAGCGAAGCACAACTTGCCATAAAAAGCGTAAATGCTGGCTGCTACTGCTTTAAACGCGAGGCGCTAGAGCAAATTTTACCGCTCATAAGCAACCAAAACGCGCAAAAAGAGTACTACCTAACTGACGCCATAAAAATAGCAAATGAAAAGGGTTTAAAGTGCGTTGCAGTGAGTGTTAGCGAGCAAAATTTCATGGGGATAAATGATAAATTTCAGCTTAGTATCGCTGAAAAAATAATGCAAGATGAGATCAAGCAAAATTTGATGAAGGCTGGCGTTTTGATGCGCATGCCTGAGAGCATTTTCATAGACAGTAGGGCTAAATTTGAAGGCGAGTGCGTGCTCGAAGAAAACGTAAGTATCCTTGGCGAGTGCGTCATCACAGAGAGTGTCATCAAAAGCTCATCAGTGATCGAAAGTAGTGTCATCAAAAACTCAGACATCGGCCCACTAGCCCATATAAGGCCAAATTCTGAAATTTCTGACACACACATAGGAAATTTCGTCGAGGTTAAAAAAGGCATCTTAAACGGCGTAAAAGCTGGACATTTGAGCTATCTTGGCGACTGCGAAATAGAAAGTGGCACAAATATCGGCTGCGGCACGATCACATGCAACTACGATGGCAAAGCAAAATACAAGACAAAGATCGGCAAAAACGTCTTTGTAGGCTCAGATACGCAGCTAGTAGCTCCTGTAAATATCGCTGATAACGTCATCATCGCAGCAGGAAGTACCATCACAAAAGACGTTGAGAGCGGAGCACTAGCCATTAGCAGAGTTCGTCAAGAGAACAAAAGCGGTTTTTTTGAGAAATTCTTTGGCAAAGACGATGTTAAAAAATAA